A genomic segment from Glycine soja cultivar W05 chromosome 18, ASM419377v2, whole genome shotgun sequence encodes:
- the LOC114397295 gene encoding WAT1-related protein At5g40240-like — translation MLRFFGIGYCSPTLATAMSDLIPAFTFILAIVFRMEKLDWKTKSTRAKSIGTLVSIVGALIITLYKGQAVIKNHPSNKLFPKKHVSSEQFDWVLGAMLLAGHSFVLSLLFIVQTWIIRNYPTELVIVLTRGTLVAMLSIPPSLISVTDLKDLRLGFDVNLIAIAFQAIFGVSL, via the exons ATGCTCAGGTTTTTTGGAATAGGTTACTGCTCTCCCACTTTGGCCACTGCAATGTCTGATTTAATCCCTGCTTTTACCTTCATACTTGCCATCGTCTTCAG GATGGAAAAATTGGATTGGAAAACTAAAAGTACTCGGGCCAAGTCCATTGGCACATTGGTATCAATCGTTGGAGCCTTAATAATTACTTTGTACAAAGGCCAAGCAGTCATAAAGAATCATCCATCAAATAAATTGTTCCCCAAAAAACATGTTTCATCTGAGCAATTTGACTGGGTATTAGGGGCAATGTTGCTTGCGGGTCATAGCTTTGTTCTCTCATTGTTGTTCATAGTTCAG ACATGGATAATCAGAAATTACCCAACAGAGCTTGTGATAGTGCTCACTCGCGGTACATTAGTTGCTATGCTATCTATCCCACCTTCACTGATTTCGGTAACGGATCTAAAAGATTTGAGATTAGGATTTGATGTGAATTTGATAGCTATTGCATTCCAA GCAATTTTCGGTGTATCCCTTTGA
- the LOC114394486 gene encoding WAT1-related protein At3g28050-like: MSKKGPLYVAMFKPIGIIFAVIMGIAFLGDSIYLGSVLGAAIVVIGFYVVIWGKSQEQAKEECEVYDDSESYSPVVPLLKNKRMEE; this comes from the exons ATGAGCAAGAAGGGCCCTCTCTATGTTGCAATGTTTAAGCCAATTGGAATCATCTTTGCGGTCATCATGGGAATTGCCTTTCTTGGTGACTCTATCTATCTTGGAAG TGTGCTTGGAGCAGCCATAGTGGTTATTGGTTTTTATGTTGTTATTTGGGGGAAAAGCCAAGAGCAAGCAAAGGAAGAGTGTGAAGTCTATGATGACTCGGAATCATACTCACCCGTTGTCCCTCTTTTGAAGAACAAGAGAATGGAGGAATAG